A genomic region of Glycine max cultivar Williams 82 chromosome 15, Glycine_max_v4.0, whole genome shotgun sequence contains the following coding sequences:
- the LOC100816528 gene encoding sulfite exporter TauE/SafE family protein 3 produces the protein MAMNGSPRRWDVRLVLTFSLLLISASVSALEHVNHKKIDPTTAETSFLGKVMNFLWSSSGSGYEHTWPEIEFGWRIITGTIIGFVGSAFGTVGGVGGGGIFVTMLSLIIGFDAKSATAISKCMITGGAAATVFYNLRQKHPTLDMPVIDYDLALLFQPVLVLGISIGVAFNVIFADWMITVLLLIIFVGIATKAFLKGVETWKKETIIKKETARQSQFNGTERTAEVAYEPLPGGPNTSNHKEPKKSKETGSILENVRWKALGVLFTVWVLILASEIAKSHTTTCSVEYWVLNLLQVPVALGATSYQAVLLYTGKRVIASKGDQRTQWRAHQLIMYCSCGICAGIVGGLLGLGGGFILGPLFLELGIPPQVSSATATFAMTFSASMSVVEYYLLKRFPIPYTLYFVAVSTFAAFVGQVLVRKLVAILGRASLIIFILSSTIFVSAISLGGVGISNMIQRIANKEYMGFENLCTYSA, from the exons ATGGCTATGAATGGATCACCTCGACGGTGGGACGTGAGATTAGTTTTGACATTTTCTCTACTTTTAATCTCAGCCTCTGTTTCTGCTCTTGAACATGTAAACCACAAAAAGATTGATCCCACCACCGCTGAAACTAGTTTTCTTGGCAAAGTCATGAACTTTTTGTGGAGCTCATCTGGGTCTGGATACGAACATACTTGGCCA GAAATAGAATTTGGGTGGAGAATAATAACGGGTACGATAATTGGATTCGTAGGATCTGCATTCGGAACTGTGGGTGGTGTTGGTGGGGGTGGCATCTTTGTCACTATGCTCTCCCTTATTATTGGATTTGATGCAAAATCAGCTACTGCAATCTCCAAGT GTATGATTACGGGTGGAGCAGCAGCGACAGTTTTCTACAATTTGAGGCAAAAACATCCTACGCTTGACATGCCAGTGATCGACTACGACTTGGCACTTCTTTTCCAACCAGTGCTGGTGCTTGGAATCAGCATTGGAGTTGCCTTCAATGTGATTTTTGCTGATTGGATGATCACAGTCTTGTTACTAATAATTTTCGTAG GAATTGCAACCAAGGCATTCTTAAAAGGAGTTGAGACATGGAAAAAAGAAACCATTATCAAGAAG GAAACTGCTAGACAATCACAATTTAATG GCACTGAAAGGACCGCGGAGGTCGCATATGAGCCTCTACCGGGAGGGCCAAACACAAGCAATCATAAAGAGCCTAAAAAATCCAAGGAAACG GGATCAATTCTTGAGAATGTTCGTTGGAAAGCACTTGGAGTTCTTTTCACTGTCTGGGTCCTTATACTTGCCTCCGAGATTGCAAAA AGTCACACAACAACTTGTTCAGTGGAATATTGGGTACTTAATCTATTACAG GTCCCTGTGGCATTAGGAGCGACTTCATATCAAGCTGTGCTTCTGTACACAGGGAAGAGAGTGATAGCATCCAAAGGAGATCAACGAACTCAATGGAGAGCGCACCAGCTAATTATGTATTGTTCCTGTGGCATATGCGCTGGTATAGTTGGTGGCTTGCTTGGTCTTGGTGGAGGTTTTATTTTGGGACCTCTTTTCCTCGAGCTAGGAATCCCTCCTCAG GTGTCAAGTGCTACAGCTACTTTTGCCATGACATTTTCAGCATCTATGTCAGTGGTGGAATATTACCTTCTAAAACGGTTTCCTATTCCTTATA CTCTTTACTTCGTGGCTGTATCCACTTTTGCGGCCTTTGTTGGGCAAGTTTTAGTGAGAAAGCTGGTTGCCATACTAGGGAGAGCATCGCTGATCATTTTTATCCTCTCCAGCACCATTTTTGTCAGTGCAATATCACTAG GTGGTGTGGGCATATCAAACATGATCCAAAGAATTGCAAATAAAGAGTACATGGGGTTTGAAAACCTTTGTACCTACTCAGCCTAG